A region of Synergistota bacterium DNA encodes the following proteins:
- a CDS encoding fumarate hydratase, translated as MTLREEVLKEAVKKLIFKAVVQLPEDVKHALKRAYESEDSELARIQLKAMLDNIKLAEREKKPICQDTGIMIFYVDVGTEFPLRDINLEEVLKDAVRESTDEIPLRPNAVDPLTRSNPGDNVGLSIPYISWNIVPGDDQMLITVVPKGAGSENMSVLAELPPVEGLGGVKSFILETVIRAGGKPCPPTIIGVGIGGTAPLAMKLADLASLRKVGSHNSDPFIADLERELLEKVNSLGIGTMGLGGKITALALHIESAYTHTASLPVAVRFQCWASRRASLRVTKDGVIDFI; from the coding sequence GGTGAAAAAGTTAATCTTCAAGGCGGTAGTTCAGCTACCGGAGGATGTAAAACATGCTCTTAAGAGGGCTTATGAGAGTGAAGATTCAGAGCTTGCGAGAATCCAGCTTAAAGCGATGCTTGACAATATAAAACTTGCTGAAAGAGAGAAAAAGCCCATATGTCAGGATACAGGGATAATGATATTCTACGTTGATGTTGGCACGGAGTTCCCCTTAAGAGATATCAATCTTGAAGAGGTTTTAAAAGATGCCGTTCGAGAAAGCACTGATGAAATTCCCCTGCGTCCTAATGCGGTTGACCCTCTCACACGCTCTAACCCAGGCGATAATGTAGGATTATCCATACCCTATATAAGCTGGAATATAGTTCCGGGAGATGACCAGATGCTAATAACGGTAGTACCCAAAGGGGCGGGATCTGAGAATATGAGCGTTCTTGCTGAGCTTCCCCCGGTAGAAGGATTAGGAGGTGTAAAATCGTTCATTTTAGAGACGGTTATTCGCGCTGGTGGGAAGCCTTGCCCTCCCACGATAATAGGAGTTGGAATAGGTGGAACCGCACCTCTCGCTATGAAACTCGCTGATTTGGCTTCCCTGAGGAAGGTCGGAAGCCATAATTCCGATCCGTTTATCGCAGATCTCGAGCGGGAGCTACTTGAGAAAGTTAACTCTCTCGGGATAGGCACCATGGGACTTGGTGGCAAAATAACCGCGCTGGCTCTTCACATAGAAAGTGCTTATACTCATACTGCAAGCCTTCCGGTAGCGGTAAGATTCCAGTGTTGGGCTTCGAGAAGGGCTTCCTTGAGAGTAACCAAAGATGGCGTAATCGACTTTATATAA